A stretch of DNA from Chlorogloeopsis sp. ULAP01:
CACCCAGATTTTTTTGATCTTGTCCGACAAGCATGATCTGATCGATGTAGGGCGATCGCACACAAGCATCCTCAATCGGTTGTGGTTCGATATTCTCCCCATTTGTTAATACAATCGTATCTTTTGCTCGTCCGGTTAGAATCAAGTCGTTTTGCGGTGTCACCCAGCCCAAGTCACCACTATCAAACCAACCTTCAGAATCGATCGCTTTAGCTGTTGCTTCAGGGTTTTGATAATAACCTTGCATAATTTGCGGGCCTCGTAGCAAAACCAATCCTTTTTCCCCTGTCGGTAGAGGTTGACGAGTTTCAGGATTGACGATTTTGACTTCTGTAGCTGGTATTGGTTGTCCAGCCGAGCCACGTAAATTTCGCCAATACCGCCGTGCATGAGTAACGGGAGAAGTTTCTGTTAATCCGTAGCCGACTAAAATCTCAACTCCAATTATTTCAAAAAAGTCATCGATATGCTTGGGAAGCGCACCACCACCGCTAATCATTTGCTTGATTCTTCCCCCGGTTGCCTCCTTAACTTTTTTGTAAACTAAACGTTCGCCTGAAGCATGTAGAGCTTCTAAAGCAGCAGCTTGCGTAACGGCAGCTAACCGCTCTCCAAAAGAAGGATTGAGCTTGAGTAAATTCAAACCCTCGGCTGTTCGCCGCGCTTTGATATATTTTTCACTAATACCAAAAAAGAAATTTATTAGGCGTTGCCGAGAAGCTGGTTGCTCGCGAAACTGTTTTTGCACTCCTTCGTAAATAGACTCTAAAAGGCGCGGTACAGCGATAATGTAATGAGGTTTAAATTTTTTTAAATCCTGCTTGATCGAGCGCAGGTTAGTATACACTTGCGTACAACCTAACGAAAGTAAGAAATACTCAGCACTGCGTTCGTAGCTGTGCCAAGTGGGGAGAATACTCAGAACCATGTCTCCTGGTTGTGGTTGCACTATTGCGCCTAACGTAGTTACTTGATGCAACAAGTTACCATGACTGAGCATTACACCTTTAGGTTTGCCTGTAGTCCCAGATGTGTAAATTAATGTTGCCAGTTGATTGCGAGTTTGTTTGACTGGCTCTAAAGTATTTTGCGCCCCAATTTCCATCAATTGGGGAAAAGAATAAACTTTCAAAGTTTCTGCTTCTGGAGGAGCTTCATCTGAAAGCAAGATGACTAATTGAATTGGTAGCTCATCAAGACGTTCCCATAACTTCTGGAGTGTCTTTAAGTCTTCTACTACCAAGGTTGTGCTGCCGCTATTTGCGAGGATATATAGCAGTTCTTCTCGCTCGGCTTGGGAGCTACGCACTGCATTCACTGCTCCAGCAGTCATCATGCCTTGATCGGCAATAAACCAACGCGGGCTATTGTCAGAAATTAGGGAAATGCGATCGCCTGCTTTGACTCCCAACGCCTGCAAGCCCGCCGCAAATTGCTGAATTTTTTGACATAGCTGAGTATAAGTCAGGACTACTTCGCTTTGAGCATGAGGATCGTGTAGGGCAACAGTATTACCAAATTTTTGTGCTGCTAATGGCCAAATCTCTGGTAACGACTCAATGTTTGAGTAATCAGGTAAACGCTTAATTAATTGGCGTTCTCGTTCCGAAATATTGTCAAGAAAAGAATTTTCCACAGAAGTTTTTAACATAACACCCTATCCTAAGTAATCAGGAAACTATTTTTATAGCTGATGTTGCTATACAGCTAAAATAACCAACCTCAATCGATACAAGGCCATTTGTCTCAATAAAATTTGCATTATTAATGTAAATATATAAATAAATCTATAGTATGATTAAATAGTATAGAGAAAATGTAATGCTAAGTTTATTTTTGGTTGGTTATGTAAACTTGATTCCCAACTAAAAGCAGTAGACGCCTATGACGCAAAAGAGGTGATTATCTATGGATTGGATAGATTCAATATTACTGACAACTGCCAGTACTGTTGTTTGCATGATGTTTCCCAAGCTTTTAAGCATTGTTCTTCATCCAAAAGCCAAAGGAACTAAATTCGTAAAGGCTATTTCCACTTCGCAAAAAGCCAAATACGAAGTCACTACCTTTCCTTATTGCATATCTTACGCGTTGACAGGTAGCCCGTCATGTAAATTTAGCCCTCATTTCTGTAGCAAATGCTCTGCTAATGGATGAGCGAATAGAACACGAACTAAAGTGAACATCAAGAAGCCCGCTCTCTTTAAAGAAGTCGGGCTTCTAATTTTTTCAATTTTATTATCCCATGCTGTCTATGGATATTATTAATTATTCCAATAAACATAGACATTGTTTTTTTATCTAAACTATGGGAACATATAACCAAAATCGAAAAATCACACTACTATTTTAACTTGGGAATCATTATAAATAGTTTTCACGTTGATACAAAACTAAATCTTAAACACAACTTATATAAGCTAAAAGAAATTCAAAAGTTCACATTTTACTATTATTAAATTTTTATTGAAGAATAGATAGATAGACACAATTTTTGAAAGGGGAATTATATATGTCTTTAACAGATGGTTTATTCCTAACACTTGTTAGTACTGTTGTATGTCTTGCCTTCCCCAAGTTGTTATCGATGATTATGAGCGCGAAAAGTAAGCCTACTGAACCTTCGCCAACTCTCTCTGCACCACAAGAGTCTGGCAAGGAAGTACCTAGCTACCCTTAATAACTAATTCTTAAGTCCGTAAATGTATTTCTAAAAACACATATCCCCGACTTCTTGTAGACACCCGTAGGATGGCTTCCCGGAGAGTAGAAATCGGGGATATTGAAATTTTGAGTTATTGATAGTATTACTTGCGGCTTTGCTGTCGCCATTTACCTCTAACTAGTCGAATTTCATCAAAACTATAGCTTTCACCCAAATACTCTTTAATAAGAGTTAGAGAAATATCTCCGAGAATCTCGAAAACCTGCCAAATTTTTTGCTGCTTTTCTAGGGGAACCAATTGGTTTATATCTATTAATTGGTTCTTCTCTATTAAATCGCAAAGATGACGAATGATGGTTGTCGGACGAAGATTGCGTTTCTCGGCTATTTCGGTAATGCTTAAACCTTGTTGATACAACTGTAATGTTTGTAGTTCTGTAGTTGAAGGTAAGTCAAGAAAATCGGTGGCATTGATTTGCTGTTGTTGTAAGCCAAATTCTTGGCAGTAGTTGCAAATTTCGGTAATAAATTTTTCGCCATACTGGCTAAGTTTATGACTACCTACGCCTGAAAGTTTGCCGAAAGCTTCTTTGGTTTGAGGTTTGCTCTGTGCCATTAACTTCAATGTAGAATCGGAAAAAATTACGTAAGGTGGCACAGATTGTTCATCAGCAAGTTTTTTCCGAAGCGATCGCAACTTCTGCAATAGCATTTCTGCCTCTGTTGCTCTCGTAGTTTCTTCATTCCAAGTAATCTTTTGTAATATGGGAACGGCAATAGATACTTGCCGCTGTCGCCGCATCACTTCCCAACTCAAGGAATTAAGTTTCAAGACTGCGTAACCATCGCTAGTTTGTTCTAGTAAGCCTTGATGTAAAAGAGAACGTCCGAGCAAACGCCACTCTTCTATACCTCTATCTTTACCAATGCCGTAAGTCGAAAGTTTGTCGTGTTCGTATTGGCTAATTTTTTGAGTTTTTGCTCCCCGCAATACATCTATAATGTGGCCTATGCCAAATTTTTCTTTACAACGCGCCACACAAGATAAAAATTTCATTGCTTCTACTGTCCAATCTTCTATTGGTTTAGGGTAAAGGCAGTTGTCGCAATTATTACAATTACCTGTAAATCGCTCTCCAAAATAACCGAGTTGAATAGTTCGGCGGCAGTCTGTACCTTCTGCATAATCAATCATTTGCCGCAATTGTTGTTTGGCAATTAATTGTTCTTGAGAGTCGCTTTTTTGACTGATGAGATACTCAATTGTTTTGACGTCACCATAGCTATAGAAAAGCGTACAGCGCGAAGCTTCTCCATCTCTACCTGCTCTGCCAGATTCTTGATAATAACTTTCTAAATTACGGGGAATATCAAAGTGAATCACAAACCGCACATCCGGTTTATTAATTCCCATGCCAAAGGCAATAGTTGCCACCATTACGCGCACATCATCGCAAATAAACCGAGTTTGATTTTGACTACGTTCTTCGTCTGTTAAACCGGCGTGGTAGGGTAGTGCCGAAACTTTATCATGCTGAAGTTTAAAAGTAAGTTCATCAACTTTTTTGCGCGTCAAGCAATAAATAATTCCTGAACCTTCTGTCTCACGGATCAACTCCAACAGTTCAGCGTAAGAATTCTTTTTTTTATTACGGACTTCGTAGTAAAGATTTTGACGATTAAAGCTAGCGACGTGGATGCTAGCTTCTTTCAATCCTAGTTGTTGAATAATATCAATACGAACGCGATCGGTTGCTGTGGCAGTGAGCGCCCAAACTGGAATATCAGGGTAACGTTTCCGTAGCGAAATTAACTGACGGTATTCTGGGCGAAAGTCATGCCCCCACTCGGAAACACAGTGTGCTTCATCTATGGCAATGGCAGAAATACTGACTTGATCATGTACTAAATCGAGAAATGGCAGAAATCTTTCACTGAGGAGACGTTCGGGAGCAACGTAGAGTAATTTGACTTTACCGCCCAAGATATATTGTTCGCGCGATCGCGTCTGATAAAAGTTGAGACTGCTATTAAGAAACGTTGCAGCAATACCATTTTTTCGCAGTGCTTCGACTTGATCTTGCATCAAAGCGATTAAAGGCGACACTACCACAGTTAGACCTTTTTTGATTAATGCTGGTAGCTGAAAACACAGTGATTTGCCCCCACCAGTCGGCATGATAATAAGTAGATCCCGATTAGAGAGCGCATCTTCAATAACTTGCTGTTGTCCGGGGCGAAAATTATCGTAGCCGAAGTGATATTTGAGCGCTTTTTCTAAATTGGGAGATTGAGACATAGCGATCGCTTTTTTTGGGGCGTTCTGCGTGGGTAGTTGATAACAATAATTATAAAAGCACAAATAGTATGCTAGCTCCTCTGCGCCTTGGTTCCTCTGCGTGAATTAAAATATGTGCAGGCTTGACCGCAGTAAATCCACAAAATAAAGTAAAACCTTATTACTAGTGGAAAATTAAATACTTATGAACATAAAAATTGTTGTAACTAATGACTACAAACACACACTTTAACGCTAAGGTCAACAACGGTAAAATCGAAATTCCAGTTGAGTATCAAGATGAGATACGCAATGCTGAAATGGTGCAAATCACGATCTTGAAACCCACCTCAAAAAAGAAAGGCTTTCCCCAAACGGGCATCATCGCCCAGCTAACCGCAAATCCTATCCAAGTTGCAGGATTTAAACCACTTACCAGAGAGGAAGCGAATGAACGCTGGTGATGAGCCGAAGCGATGCTTTGTTGATTCAAATATTTGGCTATATCGTTTCATTTTGAATCCCAGCGATCCAAGTGCAATACAAAAGTAACAAATAGCCACAAGCATTACAAGTCAAGAAAACTTACTAGTTAGTACGCAAGTTATCAATGAGATTTGTGCAAATTTAATCCGCAAAGCAGGTTTTGATAACTCACAGATTCAAAAACTAATTGAAGAATTTGCAGAAGGCTGTGAAATCTTGCCTGTCTCTCTAGAAACGCTTCAGTATGCAGTCAGATTGCGCGATCGCTACTTGCTTTCATTTTGGGATAGCCTCATCGTTGACAGTGCCGTTCTAGGGAAAGCAAGTATTCTTTACTCAGAAGATATGCAAAATGGATTAATTATCGAAAATACCTTACAAATTGTGAATCCATTTTTGGAGAGAAAGACATGAATCTAGAAATTTACTAACCGACATCTACTGAAGCATGGCGATCGCTTTTTTTGGGGCGTTCTGCGTGAGTAGTTGATAACAATGATTATAAAAGCACAAATAGCATACTAACTCCTCTGCGCCTGCGTGCTTCTGTGTGGATTAAAATATGTGCAGGCTTGACCGCAGTAAATCCACAAAATAAAGTAAAACCTTATTACTAGTGGAAAATTAAATACTTATGAACATAAAAGTAGTATTAGAACCAAGTGATGAAGGTGGTTACACAGTTTTTGTTCCCTCACTTCCAGGCTGTATCAGTGAAGGGGAAACTATCGACGAATCACTAGAAAATATTCAAGAGGCAATACTGCTTTACCTAGAACCACTGGAAGAAGAATTGATATTTGAAGAGGGAGCTATAGTAAGGGAATTAGTGCTGTAACTAAAGTTCCCAGTCTGTCATACGTTGAGATTATTGCAGCTTTAGAGCGAGATGGATGGATTTTTGTACGTCAACGAGGTAGTCACATCAGACTGCAAAAACAAATGCCAGATGAGGTTTTGAAGTTGACAGTGCCTGCTCATAGACCAGTCAAGCGTACAACATTGGCTAAAATTTTAAAACAAGCCCAGATAGATCTAGACCGATTTTTAGAATTGTTGTAAATAATGACTAATTGGTTGAACATTATTACGAATGCTGCGATATTTCTTTGCCAAAAGACGCAAATTCTGTTGGAATTTGGCAGTTGCTTCGACCTGAATTAAGGGTAGTTCACTCTGCATTAATCCCTTCCCACAGTTGAGAGATAGATACAGTATTTCCACTCATAGCATCGTACCAACCCTGACGAAAACTTTCGCTTGCAGACTCAACAATTTCCTCATCCTCTTCATTTTCTTCCGTAATTAGGACAATGACTCGGACGCGGCTGTGTTTTGCCTAAGTTAACGGTTCGTCTAAAGAAAGTTGACCAAATTCATTGACAGTTCCCTTAACTTCAATTGCTTTCATTGTCGTGATGGTGAATTTTGCTGTTTTCTAGTATAGAACTTAGGCATGAGAAGGAAAAATCAAGGGTTTAGTCGTGTCAGTCCAGTAGCGTGCGTTACGTCTGCTAATGCAGCGATGGTTTTAGCTTCTGGTATTTAATAATGTTATTTATAAGTTTTGCTTAAGCCGTGGTAAGGAAGACATAAGCATTTGCCACAAATAAACAAGCGTTCGTTACCACATGATTGGTGTGGTAACGACAGCTTCTGTGTTGGTAACGAATGCATAAGCTGACCTTACGCCGAGAACTTCATTGATAACGTCGCTGCTACAAAAGTACTCAAATTATTCTTGTGAAGTGGATTTTCTTTAAGCTTTGCATCGCACGAGTAGCAATATTATGCTGATGCCAAGCTTTATAGAAATCGGGGTAAGGCATATTCTGAGCGCAATTCCACAAGACCCTGTAGCAATAATAATCATTCAATAGCTGATAATCACTTGAAGTTTTGACTACCGCAAAGCGATACTTACTATTCTGTAAAATTTGCCCTAAGCTTTCTGCTGCCTGCGAACTGATGTAGTTAGACACATTAGTATGCAGTATTTGCACCAAGGTTGCGATCGCAACTTCATTGCCAGAGTCGATTTTTCCTAAGCTTGATGCTGCCATCCAACGGGTATCGTCATTCACATTAGTTGATTGCAGCAGTTACACCAAGGCTGCGATCGCGGTAGCCACAGCAGTCAAGCTCACAGTTATCATAAATCCACTACAAATATGTTGGTAGTGTCAAAATGTTATGTGTACAGTTTACTCGTAAAATCACATATGCCGAAAGCAATTTGGAATGACGCAACTTTAGCCGAAAGCGAGAATACTGTAGTCGTGGAAGGTAACCATTACTTTCCTCCTGACTCTATTCACAAGGAGTACTTCAAAAATAGTGACACCCATACTACTTGTCCTTGGAAAGGTGTTGCTAGCTACTACAGTATCGAAGTAGATGGGCAAGTTAATAAAGACGCTGCTTGGTACTATCCCAGCGCGAAGGAAAAAGCTAAGAATATTGAGGGTTATGTTGCCTTCTGGCGGGGTGTAAAAGTCGAAGCTTAAGACACTTTCTTTCCTAAAAACACTGACACCAGCCAAATTGGTTGGTGTCAATTTATGAAAGCTCAAAGGTGATAGTAGTTTTACCTCTCGTTACCCTAGCTTGCTTGAATATTTGAGAAGCGAGTTTAAATCTGCGTCAAATGAGTAACGTCTAAACTGGCAAATATCCATACTTGATACAACCCCACAATTGCCCCCCACGCCAAGCAAAACTCATTAACCACCTGCCTAAACTTTCCTTATCACGGATTTGCAAACGCAACACTTGAAAAGTAAGAATTATCGCTGTTTTTATAAAGGTTTTCCATGTTACTAGTTGAGGCATACCAAGCGGTCTATGCTTTTTATACACCAATACTCCACCTTTACCCACAGCCCAACTGCGATGATATACACTCGCCAGAGTATCGCGCAACCGAATATGAGCGATCGCCTCTGGTACATATTTAAGTTTAGCTCCTGTATATTGCGCTCTCCAGCAGTAGTCTACATCTTCGCTTTGGTAAAGGGTTTCATCGAAACCACCTATGGCATCATGAAGCGAACGCTTAATACCTAAATTGCCGCTACCTGCGAATGGCAAATAATATGTATTTTCAATTACTCCAGTACCATTTTCATATTGATAGCACTTAACTATCCAAGGATCGTTTAATTTATTGTAGTCATCATAGCCAGCAACGAGATCATACTTAGTAAGTGCCTCACCCATTGCTGTTAACCATCCAGGAGCAACTTCGTCATCCGCATCAATAAATAGTAGTGCCTCTCCTTTGGCAACTTTTGCAGCAGCGTTGCGAGCGTGTGCTGCTCCTTGGCGATCGGATGAATCAATAATGCGAAGATTAGGTATGCGTGTCTTATACTCTTGTGCAATCGAGATTGAGTTGTCAGTCGAGCCGTTATCGGAAATAATAACTTCCCAAGGCTGTGACCATTGTTGATGAGCAAGTGCTTCTAGTTGAATAGCGATAGTGTCAGCCGCATTAAAACACGGTATGATTACGCTAATATTCATGAGATTTTCATACACGTAAATGGCTCTTATTTAAGTGTATAAATAAATTGTATTGGAAAGCACCGAAATTATCCCTAAAATTTTAGTCAGAATGAATGAATAAGAGCACATAAGGTAGAACACAAAATACTCAATGGGTAGACACATAGAGACATACCTATTTCCCCTAAGATACGGCAACTTCAAGGCAC
This window harbors:
- a CDS encoding long-chain fatty acid--CoA ligase — its product is MLKTSVENSFLDNISERERQLIKRLPDYSNIESLPEIWPLAAQKFGNTVALHDPHAQSEVVLTYTQLCQKIQQFAAGLQALGVKAGDRISLISDNSPRWFIADQGMMTAGAVNAVRSSQAEREELLYILANSGSTTLVVEDLKTLQKLWERLDELPIQLVILLSDEAPPEAETLKVYSFPQLMEIGAQNTLEPVKQTRNQLATLIYTSGTTGKPKGVMLSHGNLLHQVTTLGAIVQPQPGDMVLSILPTWHSYERSAEYFLLSLGCTQVYTNLRSIKQDLKKFKPHYIIAVPRLLESIYEGVQKQFREQPASRQRLINFFFGISEKYIKARRTAEGLNLLKLNPSFGERLAAVTQAAALEALHASGERLVYKKVKEATGGRIKQMISGGGALPKHIDDFFEIIGVEILVGYGLTETSPVTHARRYWRNLRGSAGQPIPATEVKIVNPETRQPLPTGEKGLVLLRGPQIMQGYYQNPEATAKAIDSEGWFDSGDLGWVTPQNDLILTGRAKDTIVLTNGENIEPQPIEDACVRSPYIDQIMLVGQDQKNLGALIVPNLEALEKWAQSQNLQLCIEDKIVTSGTSQTINLESKIIQDLFRQELNREVQNRPGYRPDDRIGPFKLILEPFSVENGMMTQKLSIKRHVVMEHYRDIINGMFA
- a CDS encoding type II toxin-antitoxin system HicB family antitoxin, producing the protein MNIKVVLEPSDEGGYTVFVPSLPGCISEGETIDESLENIQEAILLYLEPLEEELIFEEGAIVRELVL
- the recQ gene encoding DNA helicase RecQ — encoded protein: MSQSPNLEKALKYHFGYDNFRPGQQQVIEDALSNRDLLIIMPTGGGKSLCFQLPALIKKGLTVVVSPLIALMQDQVEALRKNGIAATFLNSSLNFYQTRSREQYILGGKVKLLYVAPERLLSERFLPFLDLVHDQVSISAIAIDEAHCVSEWGHDFRPEYRQLISLRKRYPDIPVWALTATATDRVRIDIIQQLGLKEASIHVASFNRQNLYYEVRNKKKNSYAELLELIRETEGSGIIYCLTRKKVDELTFKLQHDKVSALPYHAGLTDEERSQNQTRFICDDVRVMVATIAFGMGINKPDVRFVIHFDIPRNLESYYQESGRAGRDGEASRCTLFYSYGDVKTIEYLISQKSDSQEQLIAKQQLRQMIDYAEGTDCRRTIQLGYFGERFTGNCNNCDNCLYPKPIEDWTVEAMKFLSCVARCKEKFGIGHIIDVLRGAKTQKISQYEHDKLSTYGIGKDRGIEEWRLLGRSLLHQGLLEQTSDGYAVLKLNSLSWEVMRRQRQVSIAVPILQKITWNEETTRATEAEMLLQKLRSLRKKLADEQSVPPYVIFSDSTLKLMAQSKPQTKEAFGKLSGVGSHKLSQYGEKFITEICNYCQEFGLQQQQINATDFLDLPSTTELQTLQLYQQGLSITEIAEKRNLRPTTIIRHLCDLIEKNQLIDINQLVPLEKQQKIWQVFEILGDISLTLIKEYLGESYSFDEIRLVRGKWRQQSRK
- a CDS encoding DUF427 domain-containing protein gives rise to the protein MPKAIWNDATLAESENTVVVEGNHYFPPDSIHKEYFKNSDTHTTCPWKGVASYYSIEVDGQVNKDAAWYYPSAKEKAKNIEGYVAFWRGVKVEA
- a CDS encoding PIN domain-containing protein; translated protein: MTSQENLLVSTQVINEICANLIRKAGFDNSQIQKLIEEFAEGCEILPVSLETLQYAVRLRDRYLLSFWDSLIVDSAVLGKASILYSEDMQNGLIIENTLQIVNPFLERKT
- a CDS encoding glycosyltransferase, producing MNISVIIPCFNAADTIAIQLEALAHQQWSQPWEVIISDNGSTDNSISIAQEYKTRIPNLRIIDSSDRQGAAHARNAAAKVAKGEALLFIDADDEVAPGWLTAMGEALTKYDLVAGYDDYNKLNDPWIVKCYQYENGTGVIENTYYLPFAGSGNLGIKRSLHDAIGGFDETLYQSEDVDYCWRAQYTGAKLKYVPEAIAHIRLRDTLASVYHRSWAVGKGGVLVYKKHRPLGMPQLVTWKTFIKTAIILTFQVLRLQIRDKESLGRWLMSFAWRGGQLWGCIKYGYLPV
- a CDS encoding type II toxin-antitoxin system HicA family toxin; protein product: MAALERDGWIFVRQRGSHIRLQKQMPDEVLKLTVPAHRPVKRTTLAKILKQAQIDLDRFLELL